A region of Anolis carolinensis isolate JA03-04 unplaced genomic scaffold, rAnoCar3.1.pri scaffold_7, whole genome shotgun sequence DNA encodes the following proteins:
- the LOC100552961 gene encoding actin-like protein 9 has product MSSRGSPGPPRAKSTGSSRSKSPRSRSGSPGHMRTRTPSPGHGLDHPSGSRASSRERSSVRSRSRTPERGRAVVKTGAVVIDTGTGTCKAGFAGQQTPQVSVGTLVGYPTERSMRSRRNRPDTFVGQQARLEPDLNITLPVRHGIIIDWEAAETLWRHLMTQLNTFPEEHALLMSDPPLCPTTNREKLVEVVFESLNSPAMYVAYQSVLSVYAHGKISGLVVDTGYATTHTVPVHQGYNLPHATERLDVAGSNITCFLMDLLKDKGYYFDDRMLAVVEDIKRKCCYVALDFEAEWSHPKREYSADYHLPDGQVINLGKERFQCPELLFHPPQTPGLSQVGIHGMALRSLRKVPEEVKKDMYENILLCGGSSLFEGLEKRFTHDVMTGVTTNTKVKVAAIPLRQYSVWTGGSVLASLKNFQSCWVKREQYNEHGPYIVHRKCY; this is encoded by the coding sequence ATGTCATCCCGAGGCAGCCCCGGCCCGCCACGGGCGAAGAGTACAGGGAGTTCACGCTCCAAGAGTCCTCGCTCCCGATCGGGGAGCCCCGGACACATGAGGACGAGGACTCCGTCCCCCGGACACGGCTTGGACCACCCGTCCGGATCGCGGGCCTCGTCCAGAGAACGATCCTCGGTCAGGTCCAGGTCCCGGACTCCGGAACGTGGTCGCGCGGTGGTCAAGACCGGAGCGGTGGTCATCGACACCGGGACCGGGACGTGCAAAGCGGGGTTCGCGGGTCAGCAGACCCCGCAAGTGTCCGTCGGGACGCTGGTGGGATACCCGACGGAGCGGTCCATGAGGTCTCGGAGAAACAGGCCGGACACTTTTGTGGGACAACAAGCCCGGCTGGAACCCGATCTCAACATCACGTTACCCGTGAGACACGGAATTATCATTGACTGGGAGGCCGCCGAGACTCTCTGGAGGCATCTCATGACGCAACTCAACACTTTTCCGGAAGAACACGCTCTCCTCATGTCCGATCCACCGCTGTGTCCGACCACCAACCGGGAGAAGCTGGTGGAAGTGGTCTTCGAGTCGCTGAACTCCCCGGCTATGTACGTGGCCTACCAGTCCGTGTTGTCCGTCTACGCCCACGGCAAGATCAGCGGCCTCGTCGTCGACACGGGGTACGCCACGACCCACACGGTGCCCGTCCACCAAGGCTACAACCTCCCGCACGCGACGGAGAGGCTCGACGTCGCCGGGAGCAACATCACGTGCTTTTTGATGGACCTCCTCAAGGACAAGGGCTACTACTTCGACGACCGGATGTTGGCCGTCGTGGAAGACATCAAGCGCAAGTGTTGTTACGTCGCGCTCGATTTCGAGGCCGAGTGGAGCCACCCCAAGCGGGAGTACTCGGCGGACTACCACCTCCCCGACGGTCAGGTCATCAATCTCGGGAAAGAGCGGTTCCAGTGTCCGGAGCTGCTGTTCCACCCGCCGCAGACCCCGGGGTTGTCCCAAGTGGGCATCCACGGCATGGCGTTGCGGAGCCTGAGGAAGGTCCCCGAGGAGGTCAAGAAGGACATGTACGAGAACATCCTCCTCTGCGGAGGCTCCTCCCTCTTCGAGGGCTTGGAGAAGAGGTTCACCCACGACGTCATGACCGGCGTGACCACCAACACCAAGGTGAAAGTGGCTGCCATCCCCTTGCGGCAGTACTCCGTCTGGACCGGCGGGTCCGTCCTGGCCTCGCTGAAGAACTTCCAGTCGTGTTGGGTCAAGAGGGAGCAGTACAACGAGCACGGCCCGTACATCGTCCACAGGAAGTGCTACTGA